The following coding sequences lie in one Capsicum annuum cultivar UCD-10X-F1 chromosome 5, UCD10Xv1.1, whole genome shotgun sequence genomic window:
- the LOC107871382 gene encoding tRNase Z TRZ2, chloroplastic — MQISLATTIPKVPSFSTFYHSTSHQAQNNVQKPSHGLSAQTRISLPAPCAVKSSSTGFLSAIERAIEEEEYRKARAEVNRKGLNVEGYSIEGQSIGGHETCVIVPQLKAAFDIGRCPSRAVHQNFLFITHAHLDHIGGLPMYIATRGLYGLKPPTVFVPPSIKEDVEKLLDVHRSMSQVELNVDLVALDVGETYEMRNDLVVRPVRTHHVIPSQGYVIYSVRKKLKKQYIHLEGKKIEKLKKSGVQITDSVLCPEVAFTGDTASDFYLDPRSADALRAKILITEATFLDDNCNVEHAREHGHTHLYEIMEHAKWIRNKTLVLTHFSPRYTIEEIRQGISKLQPQISAKVVALTEGFKSMHL, encoded by the exons ATGCAAATCTCACTAGCCACAACAATCCCAAAAGTACCGTCATTCTCGACATTTTACCATTCGACCTCACACCAAGCTCAAAACAATGTTCAAAAACCGAGCCATGGTCTCTCAGCGCAAACACGCATCAGTCTTCCAGCTCCATGTGCTGTCAAAAGTTCCTCTACTGGCTTCTTGTCTGCCATTGAGCGAGCGATAGAGGAAGAAGAGTATAGAAAAGCCAGGGCTGAGGTAAACCGGAAAGGGTTAAATGTTGAAGGTTATTCAATTGAAGGACAGTCGATTGGTGGGCACGAGACATGTGTTATTGTGCCACAACTAAAGGCTGCTTTCGATATTGGGAGATGTCCTTCAAGGGCTGTTCATCAAAACTTCTTGTTTATCACTCACGCTCATCTCGACCACATT GGTGGACTTCCTATGTACATTGCCACTCGTGGCTTGTATGGATTGAAGCCTCCGACTGTCTTTGTGCCTCCTTCCATAAAAGAGGATGTAGAGAAGTTGCTTGATGTTCATAGATCTATGAGTCAGGTAGAACTCAACGTGGATCTCGTTGCTTTGGATGTAG GGGAAACATATGAGATGCGGAATGACCTCGTAGTAAGACCAGTTAGAACTCATCATGTTATTCCCAGCCAG GGCTATGTGATATATTCAGTACGAAAGAAGCTGAAGAAACAATACATTCATCTCGagggaaaaaaaattgagaaactgAAGAAATCGGGCGTTCAG ATAACAGATAGCGTGTTGTGTCCAGAAGTAGCGTTCACAGGAGATACAGCATCGGATTTTTATCTTGATCCTCGCAGCGCTGATGCTTTGCGGGCAAAAATTCTTATAACCGAG GCAACTTTCTTGGATGACAACTGCAATGTCGAGCATGCACGAGAGCACGGTCATACTCATTTATACGAG ATAATGGAGCACGCAAAATGGATAAGGAACAAAACACTCGTTTTAACCCATTTTTCACCGCGCTACACTATTGAG GAAATTCGACAAGGTATATCGAAGTTGCAACCCCAGATATCAGCCAAAGTGGTTGCCTTAACTGAGGGCTTCAAATCAATGCACTTATAG